In Rosa chinensis cultivar Old Blush chromosome 1, RchiOBHm-V2, whole genome shotgun sequence, a genomic segment contains:
- the LOC112194594 gene encoding PH, RCC1 and FYVE domains-containing protein 1 isoform X1 codes for MLRMERMTADQAKAGPLERDIHLAITALKKGSQLLKYGRRGKPKFCPFRLSNDESVLTWYSGKDEKYVKLSHVSRIIPGQRTPIFQRYPRPEKEYQSFSLIYDDRSLDLICKDKDEAEVWFTGLKALISRGLQQKGRAETKSGVTSEATSPRSHTQRSSPLSSPFCSGDSSQKDEVEPFHPHATAESPPKVHLEKALSDAMLYALPPKVPFPSDSASGSFQSLSSGGSDGMNGRTKGAGTDAFRVSLSSAVSSSSQGSGHDDGDALGDVFIWGEGVGDCILGGGLHRVGSSSSSKTDSFVPKVLESAVVLDVQSIACGGRHAAFVTKQGEVFSWGEELGGRLGHGVDADISQPKLIEGLKNLNVEFLACGEYHSCAVTLSGDIYTWGGSTSNFALLGHGFQSSQWVPKKLNGPLEGIHVSSVSCGPWHTAVVTSAGQLFTFGDGTFGVLGHGDRKSISVPREVESLKGLRTVRVACGVWHSAAVIEVMVGSSSSSNCSSGKLFTWGDGDKGRLGHGDKDARLVPTCVAALVDPNFCQVACGQSLTVALTTTGHVYTMGSPVFGQLGIPQADGKLPRRVEGKLMKNFVEEIACGAYHVAVLTSRTEVYTWGKGANGRLGLGDTEDKFSPTLVEALRDKQVKSIVCGTNFTAAICLHKWVSGVDQSMCSGCRLPFNFKRKRHNCYNCGLVLCHSCSSKKCLKASMAPNPNKPYRVCDNCFGKLRKASETNSSSGSALKKGSNQGFTELSEKKIKDLDTGSSTRNKKLDFSSNSVAPFPNGISERRAFSGTKSFNPVFGSSKKFFSASLPGSRIASRATSPTSRRSSPPRAKTPTPALSGITLPNVVEYARGTNDGLSEEIIKLRAQVEDLTRKSRVQDTELERTTHQLKEAVKVADEETAKCKAAKEVIKSLTAQLKEMAERLPIGTARSSDTRPLGFSSPTHDVSTTAIEKASSPLTFHEPHSIASNSLVVSNASRILSNHASNPTEVANSEATTRHKNRGTKAETTNGDEWVEQDEPGVYITLVSLPTGVKDLKRVRFSRKRFSEKQAEQWWAANRTRVYQQYNVPVVEKSSIPIGREGLAH; via the exons ATGTTGCGCATGGAGAGGATGACTGCCGATCAGGCGAAGGCGGGCCCACTCGAAAGGGACATTCATTTG GCCATCACTGCTCTAAAAAAGGGTTCACAATTACTGAAGTATGGACGCAGAGGAAAGCCCAAATTTTGTCCTTTCAGACTGTCCAAT GATGAATCTGTTCTGACATGGTACTCAGGCAAAGATGAGAAATATGTTAAACTAAGCCATGTCTCTAGAATTATACCTGGCCAACGCACT CCAATCTTTCAAAGGTATCCTCGGCCTGAGAAGGAATATCAGTCATTTTCTCTTATATATGATGACAGGTCTTTAGATTTG ATATGTAAGGATAAAGATGAAGCTGAAGTCTGGTTTACTGGTCTAAAAGCATTAATATCACGTGGCCTTCAACAGAAGGGAAGAGCAGAAACGAAAAGTGGAGTTACCTCTGAAGCAACTAGTCCAAGATCACACACGCAAAGAAGTTCTCCTTTGAGCTCTCCATTTTGTAGTGGTGATAGTTCACAGAAG GATGAAGTGGAACCCTTTCATCCTCATGCTACAGCTGAAAGCCCTCCTAAAGTCCATTTGGAGAAGGCTTTATCAGATGCCATGTTATATGCCCTCCCTCCGAAAGTTCCCTTTCCTTCAGATTCTGCTTCTGGCTCATTTCAGTCTCTGTCATCAGGAGGCTCAGATGGAATGAATGGTCGAACAAAGGGTGCAGGGACGGATGCCTTTAGAGTTAGTTTATCAAGTGCAGTTAGCTCATCAAGTCAAGGCTCTGGTCATGATGATGGTGATGCTTTAGGGGATGTTTTCATTTGGGGGGAAGGCGTAGGTGATTGCATTTTGGGTGGTGGATTACATAGAGTTGGTAGTTCTTCTAGTTCTAAGACGGACTCTTTTGTACCTAAAGTCTTGGAATCTGCTGTTGTACTCGATGTTCAAAGTATAGCTTGTGGGGGAAGACATGCTGCTTTTGTAACCAAGCAAGGGGAGGTATTTTCTTGGGGTGAAGAATTAGGAGGCAGACTCGGACATGGTGTAGATGCTGATATCTCCCAACCAAAGCTCATAGAAGGTCTCAAAAATCTTAATGTAGAATTTTTAGCCTGTGGGGAGTACCATTCTTGTGCAGTAACACTCTCTGGTGACATATACACATGGGGTGGCAGTACTTCTAATTTTGCCCTCCTTGGGCATGGGTTTCAATCGAGTCAGTGGGTCCCAAAAAAGTTAAATGGACCTTTAGAGGGAATTCATGTCTCTTCAGTTTCTTGTGGACCATGGCACACAGCCGTTGTGACCTCTGCTGGTCAATTGTTTACTTTTGGTGATGGAACTTTTGGTGTTCTAGGTCATGGGGATCGCAAGAGTATATCAGTTCCAAGGGAAGTTGAGTCCCTTAAAGGCCTTCGTACTGTTCGAGTAGCTTGTGGTGTTTGGCACTCCGCAGCAGTAATTGAAGTAATGGTGGGATCATCAAGTTCCAGCAACTGTTCTTCTGGGAAGCTTTTTACATGGGGAGATGGAGATAAAGGTCGACTTGGGCATGGTGATAAGGATGCAAGACTTGTGCCCACTTGTGTTGCTGCTTTGGTTGACCCGAACTTCTGTCAAGTTGCGTGTGGACAAAGTCTGACTGTTGCGCTTACAACAACTGGCCATGTTTACACAATGGGAAGCCCTGTTTTTGGTCAATTAGGGATCCCTCAAGCTGATGGGAAACTCCCCCGCCGTGTTGAGGGAAAGCTAATGAAGAATTTTGTTGAAGAAATTGCTTGTGGTGCTTATCACGTTGCAGTCTTAACTTCGAGAACTGAAGTTTACACTTGGGGAAAGGGTGCAAATGGTAGATTAGGTCTTGGGGATACAGAGGATAAATTTTCACCAACATTAGTTGAAGCTCTAAGAGACAAACAAGTCAAAAGTATTGTTTGTGGCACTAACTTTACAGCAGCCATCTGTCTTCATAAATGGGTCTCCGGTGTCGATCAATCAATGTGTTCTGGCTGTCGCCTTCCGTttaattttaaaagaaaaagacacAACTGCTACAATTGTGGACTTGTATTATGCCATTCATGCAGTAGCAAAAAGTGCCTCAAGGCTTCGATGGCACCAAATCCAAACAAACCATATCGAGTTTGTGATAATTGTTTTGGGAAACTCAGAAAGGCCTCTGAAACCAACTCGTCATCTGGCTCCGCTTTGAAAAAAGGAAGTAATCAGGGATTTACTGAActgagtgaaaaaaaaattaaagatttgGACACTGGTTCATCCACAAGAAACAAGAAACTAGATTTTAGCAGTAATTCTGTTGCTCCCTTTCCAAATGGCATTTCTGAGCGCCGTGCATTCAGTGGGACTAAATCTTTCAACCCAGTATTTGGATCTTCCAAAAAGTTTTTCTCAGCTTCTCTTCCTGGATCAAGAATTGCTTCTCGAGCAACATCACCAACATCGAGACGATCTAGTCCACCTCGTGCCAAAACGCCAACCCCTGCTCTCTCAGGGATCACATTGCCAAATGTTGTGGAATATGCTAGAGGGACAAATGACGGTCTAAGTGAAGAAATTATTAAACTAAGAGCTCAG GTTGAAGATCTTACTCGTAAAAGTCGAGTTCAAGATACTGAGCTGGAAAGAACTACCCACCAATTGAAGGAGGCTGTCAAAGTAGCAGACGAAGAAACTGCAAAATGTAAAGCAGCAAAGGAAGTAATTAAGTCGCTTACAGCTCAA TTAAAGGAAATGGCTGAAAGGTTACCCATTGGGACAGCAAGAAGCAGCGACACACGTCCATTAGGCTTTTCTAGTCCTACCCATGACGTTTCTACTACAGCCATTGAGAAAGCAAGCAGTCCATTGACCTTCCATGAACCACATTCAATTGCATCAAATAGCCTGGTGGTTTCTAATGCATCAAGGATTTTGAGTAATCATGCTTCAAATCCCACTGAAGTGGCAAATTCGGAAGCAACTACTAGGCATAAGAACAGAGGAACAAAAGCTGAAACCACAAATGGGGATGAATGGGTTGAGCAAGATGAGCCTGGTGTATATATTACCTTGGTTTCCTTGCCCACAGGAGTCAAAGATCTTAAGCGTGTCCGCTTCAG
- the LOC112194594 gene encoding PH, RCC1 and FYVE domains-containing protein 1 isoform X2: protein MLRMERMTADQAKAGPLERDIHLAITALKKGSQLLKYGRRGKPKFCPFRLSNPIFQRYPRPEKEYQSFSLIYDDRSLDLICKDKDEAEVWFTGLKALISRGLQQKGRAETKSGVTSEATSPRSHTQRSSPLSSPFCSGDSSQKDEVEPFHPHATAESPPKVHLEKALSDAMLYALPPKVPFPSDSASGSFQSLSSGGSDGMNGRTKGAGTDAFRVSLSSAVSSSSQGSGHDDGDALGDVFIWGEGVGDCILGGGLHRVGSSSSSKTDSFVPKVLESAVVLDVQSIACGGRHAAFVTKQGEVFSWGEELGGRLGHGVDADISQPKLIEGLKNLNVEFLACGEYHSCAVTLSGDIYTWGGSTSNFALLGHGFQSSQWVPKKLNGPLEGIHVSSVSCGPWHTAVVTSAGQLFTFGDGTFGVLGHGDRKSISVPREVESLKGLRTVRVACGVWHSAAVIEVMVGSSSSSNCSSGKLFTWGDGDKGRLGHGDKDARLVPTCVAALVDPNFCQVACGQSLTVALTTTGHVYTMGSPVFGQLGIPQADGKLPRRVEGKLMKNFVEEIACGAYHVAVLTSRTEVYTWGKGANGRLGLGDTEDKFSPTLVEALRDKQVKSIVCGTNFTAAICLHKWVSGVDQSMCSGCRLPFNFKRKRHNCYNCGLVLCHSCSSKKCLKASMAPNPNKPYRVCDNCFGKLRKASETNSSSGSALKKGSNQGFTELSEKKIKDLDTGSSTRNKKLDFSSNSVAPFPNGISERRAFSGTKSFNPVFGSSKKFFSASLPGSRIASRATSPTSRRSSPPRAKTPTPALSGITLPNVVEYARGTNDGLSEEIIKLRAQVEDLTRKSRVQDTELERTTHQLKEAVKVADEETAKCKAAKEVIKSLTAQLKEMAERLPIGTARSSDTRPLGFSSPTHDVSTTAIEKASSPLTFHEPHSIASNSLVVSNASRILSNHASNPTEVANSEATTRHKNRGTKAETTNGDEWVEQDEPGVYITLVSLPTGVKDLKRVRFSRKRFSEKQAEQWWAANRTRVYQQYNVPVVEKSSIPIGREGLAH from the exons ATGTTGCGCATGGAGAGGATGACTGCCGATCAGGCGAAGGCGGGCCCACTCGAAAGGGACATTCATTTG GCCATCACTGCTCTAAAAAAGGGTTCACAATTACTGAAGTATGGACGCAGAGGAAAGCCCAAATTTTGTCCTTTCAGACTGTCCAAT CCAATCTTTCAAAGGTATCCTCGGCCTGAGAAGGAATATCAGTCATTTTCTCTTATATATGATGACAGGTCTTTAGATTTG ATATGTAAGGATAAAGATGAAGCTGAAGTCTGGTTTACTGGTCTAAAAGCATTAATATCACGTGGCCTTCAACAGAAGGGAAGAGCAGAAACGAAAAGTGGAGTTACCTCTGAAGCAACTAGTCCAAGATCACACACGCAAAGAAGTTCTCCTTTGAGCTCTCCATTTTGTAGTGGTGATAGTTCACAGAAG GATGAAGTGGAACCCTTTCATCCTCATGCTACAGCTGAAAGCCCTCCTAAAGTCCATTTGGAGAAGGCTTTATCAGATGCCATGTTATATGCCCTCCCTCCGAAAGTTCCCTTTCCTTCAGATTCTGCTTCTGGCTCATTTCAGTCTCTGTCATCAGGAGGCTCAGATGGAATGAATGGTCGAACAAAGGGTGCAGGGACGGATGCCTTTAGAGTTAGTTTATCAAGTGCAGTTAGCTCATCAAGTCAAGGCTCTGGTCATGATGATGGTGATGCTTTAGGGGATGTTTTCATTTGGGGGGAAGGCGTAGGTGATTGCATTTTGGGTGGTGGATTACATAGAGTTGGTAGTTCTTCTAGTTCTAAGACGGACTCTTTTGTACCTAAAGTCTTGGAATCTGCTGTTGTACTCGATGTTCAAAGTATAGCTTGTGGGGGAAGACATGCTGCTTTTGTAACCAAGCAAGGGGAGGTATTTTCTTGGGGTGAAGAATTAGGAGGCAGACTCGGACATGGTGTAGATGCTGATATCTCCCAACCAAAGCTCATAGAAGGTCTCAAAAATCTTAATGTAGAATTTTTAGCCTGTGGGGAGTACCATTCTTGTGCAGTAACACTCTCTGGTGACATATACACATGGGGTGGCAGTACTTCTAATTTTGCCCTCCTTGGGCATGGGTTTCAATCGAGTCAGTGGGTCCCAAAAAAGTTAAATGGACCTTTAGAGGGAATTCATGTCTCTTCAGTTTCTTGTGGACCATGGCACACAGCCGTTGTGACCTCTGCTGGTCAATTGTTTACTTTTGGTGATGGAACTTTTGGTGTTCTAGGTCATGGGGATCGCAAGAGTATATCAGTTCCAAGGGAAGTTGAGTCCCTTAAAGGCCTTCGTACTGTTCGAGTAGCTTGTGGTGTTTGGCACTCCGCAGCAGTAATTGAAGTAATGGTGGGATCATCAAGTTCCAGCAACTGTTCTTCTGGGAAGCTTTTTACATGGGGAGATGGAGATAAAGGTCGACTTGGGCATGGTGATAAGGATGCAAGACTTGTGCCCACTTGTGTTGCTGCTTTGGTTGACCCGAACTTCTGTCAAGTTGCGTGTGGACAAAGTCTGACTGTTGCGCTTACAACAACTGGCCATGTTTACACAATGGGAAGCCCTGTTTTTGGTCAATTAGGGATCCCTCAAGCTGATGGGAAACTCCCCCGCCGTGTTGAGGGAAAGCTAATGAAGAATTTTGTTGAAGAAATTGCTTGTGGTGCTTATCACGTTGCAGTCTTAACTTCGAGAACTGAAGTTTACACTTGGGGAAAGGGTGCAAATGGTAGATTAGGTCTTGGGGATACAGAGGATAAATTTTCACCAACATTAGTTGAAGCTCTAAGAGACAAACAAGTCAAAAGTATTGTTTGTGGCACTAACTTTACAGCAGCCATCTGTCTTCATAAATGGGTCTCCGGTGTCGATCAATCAATGTGTTCTGGCTGTCGCCTTCCGTttaattttaaaagaaaaagacacAACTGCTACAATTGTGGACTTGTATTATGCCATTCATGCAGTAGCAAAAAGTGCCTCAAGGCTTCGATGGCACCAAATCCAAACAAACCATATCGAGTTTGTGATAATTGTTTTGGGAAACTCAGAAAGGCCTCTGAAACCAACTCGTCATCTGGCTCCGCTTTGAAAAAAGGAAGTAATCAGGGATTTACTGAActgagtgaaaaaaaaattaaagatttgGACACTGGTTCATCCACAAGAAACAAGAAACTAGATTTTAGCAGTAATTCTGTTGCTCCCTTTCCAAATGGCATTTCTGAGCGCCGTGCATTCAGTGGGACTAAATCTTTCAACCCAGTATTTGGATCTTCCAAAAAGTTTTTCTCAGCTTCTCTTCCTGGATCAAGAATTGCTTCTCGAGCAACATCACCAACATCGAGACGATCTAGTCCACCTCGTGCCAAAACGCCAACCCCTGCTCTCTCAGGGATCACATTGCCAAATGTTGTGGAATATGCTAGAGGGACAAATGACGGTCTAAGTGAAGAAATTATTAAACTAAGAGCTCAG GTTGAAGATCTTACTCGTAAAAGTCGAGTTCAAGATACTGAGCTGGAAAGAACTACCCACCAATTGAAGGAGGCTGTCAAAGTAGCAGACGAAGAAACTGCAAAATGTAAAGCAGCAAAGGAAGTAATTAAGTCGCTTACAGCTCAA TTAAAGGAAATGGCTGAAAGGTTACCCATTGGGACAGCAAGAAGCAGCGACACACGTCCATTAGGCTTTTCTAGTCCTACCCATGACGTTTCTACTACAGCCATTGAGAAAGCAAGCAGTCCATTGACCTTCCATGAACCACATTCAATTGCATCAAATAGCCTGGTGGTTTCTAATGCATCAAGGATTTTGAGTAATCATGCTTCAAATCCCACTGAAGTGGCAAATTCGGAAGCAACTACTAGGCATAAGAACAGAGGAACAAAAGCTGAAACCACAAATGGGGATGAATGGGTTGAGCAAGATGAGCCTGGTGTATATATTACCTTGGTTTCCTTGCCCACAGGAGTCAAAGATCTTAAGCGTGTCCGCTTCAG
- the LOC112195153 gene encoding uncharacterized protein LOC112195153 isoform X2 has product MEHVIQGVYGIGVVFRDEHRGLKGAIAIPQVKNLSLRSIEALALLHGLQFAIHVGFKNLEIKGKVKDVTRVQTLLFSATLPSWGQNKVP; this is encoded by the exons ATGGAGCATGTGATACAAGGAGTCTATGGGATTGGCGTGGTCTTTAGGGATGAACACAGAGGTTTGAAGGGAGCCATAGCTATTCCTCAAGTTAAAAATCTATCACTAAGATCTATTGAGGCTCTCGCACTACTTCATGGACTTCAGTTTGCTATTCATGTTGGATTCAAAAACCTGGAGATTAAAG GCAAGGTCAAAGATGTAACTAGAGTTCAAACACTTCTCTTCAGCGCAACCTTACCCTCTTGGGGGCAAAAT AAGGTTCCTTAA
- the LOC112195153 gene encoding nucleolar RNA helicase 2-B isoform X1 codes for MEHVIQGVYGIGVVFRDEHRGLKGAIAIPQVKNLSLRSIEALALLHGLQFAIHVGFKNLEIKGKVKDVTRVQTLLFSATLPSWGQNISRRFLKSDKKTTDLVGNEKMKASIHVRHIVLPYA; via the exons ATGGAGCATGTGATACAAGGAGTCTATGGGATTGGCGTGGTCTTTAGGGATGAACACAGAGGTTTGAAGGGAGCCATAGCTATTCCTCAAGTTAAAAATCTATCACTAAGATCTATTGAGGCTCTCGCACTACTTCATGGACTTCAGTTTGCTATTCATGTTGGATTCAAAAACCTGGAGATTAAAG GCAAGGTCAAAGATGTAACTAGAGTTCAAACACTTCTCTTCAGCGCAACCTTACCCTCTTGGGGGCAAAAT ATTTCCAGAAGGTTCCTTAAATCAGATAAGAAAACTACAGATCTGGTTGGTAATGAAAAGATGAAGGCCAGCATCCATGTTAGGCATATTGTTCTTCCCTATGCTTAA
- the LOC112195161 gene encoding receptor-like protein kinase FERONIA, translated as MKPILAPLYPFSLFLLFVTLLVTGESTTIYSPTDVINLSCGSSGGMDTDYDSRTWIGDINSNLSPIEVGSTSQALQNPGISSTWLPYSTARLSHSEFTYRFPVNPGQKFIRLYFYPESYNADFDRSKSLFSVKAGGYTLLKDFNASVTADAGYFDTAVAGYLETMLKEFCINIEPEQQRLNVTFTPSKDGYAFINGIEIISMPASLYYTAAQGDGPTLIGTKNRHPVKNNTALENIYRFNVGGSPVSPNEDTGMYRTWDSTDDLYLDKSSIDFSLMPHINNVRLKFARIPNYTAPEEVYQTGMESYNPIWGFPVDPQFNYLVRLHFCEIVPNYTMDGDRVFQIFINNQTAEQKADIIQWSGGNGIPVYRDYLVFVPSRPNKKKGKVDIIVALQPNSKSRYKHAILNGLEIFKLNDTNGNLAGPNPDPPPPPPPPPPPPPPPPPPPPPPLPPLPPLPPPPLPPPPPPPFSIPTQTEQPNVKPLPMLPTLAGAVSVLLVLSLVVFLQCRRGTELKDSSSSHRMTRPAMTSRSHLPSYLCRYFSLAEIKAATKYFDDTFIIGAGGFGNVYKGFIDGGGTPVAIKRLKAMSSQGSREFRTEIEMLSRLRHRHLVSLIGFCADKGEMILVYDYMARGTLRDHLYHTDNPPLPWEQRLQICIGAAQGLHYLHTGTKGTIIHRDIKSTNILLDEKWVAKVSDFGLSREGTMTMSKTHISTKVKGSFGYLDPDYYRRQQLTEKSDVYSFGVVLCEVLCGRPPITTVDNNRVGLVGWAKKCHRNGKLDQIIDPNLNGKIAARCLHKFVTMAMNCIDDNGVNRPSMDDVVRGLQFALQLQQNKEDYIDYVERTHEDMIVSIKDNEGSSEQDCGANESVQGLTGTIFSEIIDPVGR; from the coding sequence ATGAAACCAATTCTCGCTCCTCTTTACCCTTTCAGCTTGTTTCTCCTCTTCGTCACCCTACTGGTGACCGGAGAGTCCACAACCATCTACTCTCCAACCGATGTTATCAACCTTAGCTGTGGCTCATCCGGCGGCATGGACACTGACTATGATTCTCGAACTTGGATTGGAGATATCAACTCGAATCTTTCCCCTATAGAAGTTGGTAGTACATCCCAAGCTTTGCAAAACCCAGGCATCTCCTCGACTTGGCTGCCGTACTCCACAGCACGGCTTTCACACTCAGAATTCACTTACCGGTTTCCTGTCAATCCTGGCCAAAAGTTCATCCGCTTGTATTTCTACCCAGAGTCATACAACGCCGACTTCGACCGCTCCAAGTCTCTCTTCTCTGTCAAAGCCGGTGGCTACACCCTTCTCAAAGACTTCAACGCTTCTGTCACTGCAGATGCTGGTTATTTTGACACTGCAGTTGCTGGTTATTTAGAGACGATGCTCAAAGAATTCTGTATTAACATTGAGCCGGAACAACAGAGGCTGAACGTCACATTCACTCCCAGCAAAGATGGATACGCGTTTATCAACGGGATTGAAATTATCTCCATGCCTGCCTCTCTTTACTACACTGCAGCCCAAGGCGATGGACCTACTCTTATCGGCACCAAAAACCGGCACCCTGTGAAAAACAACACCGCTCTGGAGAATATCTACCGATTCAACGTCGGTGGAAGCCCGGTCTCACCGAATGAAGACACCGGCATGTACCGCACCTGGGATTCAACGGACGACCTATACTTGGATAAGTCAAGTATAGATTTCAGCTTGATGCCACACATCAATAATGTTCGTCTCAAATTTGCAAGAATCCCTAACTACACTGCCCCGGAAGAGGTTTACCAAACCGGCATGGAGAGCTACAATCCCATCTGGGGGTTTCCTGTAGATCCACAATTTAATTACCTGGTGAGGCTTCATTTTTGTGAGATTGTACCAAATTATACGATGGATGGAGATCGTGTGTTTCAGATTTTTATAAATAACCAAACAGCGGAGCAGAAAGCGGACATAATCCAATGGAGTGGAGGAAATGGAATTCCCGTATATAGAGACTACCTTGTGTTCGTGCCCAGTCGTCCAAACAAGAAGAAAGGTAAAGTTGATATCATTGTTGCACTACAACCAAATTCGAAATCTAGATATAAGCATGCAATCTTGAATGGGCTCGAAATCTTCAAACTGAATGACACAAACGGCAATCTCGCCGGACCCAATCCTGACCCACCGCCACCACCGccaccaccgccaccgccaccaccgccaccaccgccaccgccaccaccgCCACTACCGCCACTACCGCCACTACCGCCACCGCCActaccgccaccgccaccaccgCCGTTCTCAATCCCGACACAAACGGAACAACCAAATGTGAAACCGCTTCCTATGCTTCCTACCCTTGCCGGTGCAGTTTCGGTCTTACTTGTTCTTTCCTTAGTCGTGTTTTTACAATGCAGGCGCGGAACAGAACTCAAGGACTCCAGCTCTAGCCACAGGATGACGAGGCCAGCCATGACCAGTAGGTCACATTTACCTTCTTATTTGTGTCGTTACTTTTCACTGGCAGAGATCAAAGCCGCCACCAAATACTTCGATGATACTTTCATTATTGGAGCTGGGGGATTTGGCAACGTCTACAAAGGATTCATCGATGGTGGAGGCACTCCAGTTGCAATCAAACGGCTGAAAGCCATGTCATCACAAGGGTCCCGCGAGTTTAGGACGGAAATTGAGATGCTCTCTCGACTCCGCCACCGCCATTTGGTGTCTCTTATCGGATTTTGTGCCGATAAAGGTGAGATGATCTTGGTGTACGATTACATGGCACGTGGGACTCTTCGTGACCATCTCTACCACACTGATAATCCACCTCTTCCATGGGAACAAAGGCTTCAAATTTGTATTGGCGCGGCGCAAGGTTTGCACTATCTTCACACAGGTACCAAGGGCACCATCATTCACCGTGACATAAAGAGCACAAACATATTATTGGATGAGAAATGGGTAGCCAAGGTTTCAGATTTTGGGTTGTCGAGAGAGGGCACAATGACCATGTCTAAGACCCACATTAGCACGAAGGTGAAGGGTAGTTTTGGATATCTTGACCCGGATTACTATCGACGTCAACAATTAACTGAGAAGTCTGATGTGTACTCCTTCGGTGTAGTGTTGTGCGAGGTATTGTGTGGAAGGCCACCTATAACAACCGTAGATAATAATCGAGTTGGCTTAGTTGGATGGGCCAAGAAGTGTCATCGTAATGGGAAACTTGATCAAATTATTGACCCAAATTTAAACGGTAAGATTGCGGCACGATGCTTGCACAAATTTGTTACCATGGCGATGAATTGCATAGATGATAACGGAGTCAATCGACCTTCGATGGATGATGTTGTGAGAGGGCTTCAATTTGCATTGCAGTTGCAACAGAACAAAGAGGATTATATTGATTACGTTGAAAGGACGCATGAAGATATGATTGTTTCGATCAAGGACAATGAAGGGTCCAGTGAACAAGATTGTGGGGCGAACGAATCCGTGCAAGGGTTGACTGGGACTATCTTCTCTGAGATCATCGATCCGGTTGGTAGATAA